Genomic DNA from Halobaculum sp. MBLA0147:
GGACCCCGTCGACACTCGTCTCCCCGTGGTCGTCGACGGCGATGGTGCCGTCGTCGTTGCGCTCGACACCGAGCTGGTCTGCGAGGTCGGCGTTGTAGTCGGAGCCGTACATCGGGAACCCGCCGCGGTACTCGCGGCGGGTGCCGTCCGCGAACTCGAAGGCACGCAGCCAGCCGTCGTCGTCCTTCTCCATCCCAGTCACGTCCGCGTGGACGATCTCGACCGGGTGGTTGCGCAGTTGTGCGTCCGTCTCGTCGCTCCAGGTCGGCTCGTCGCCCCGCGTCAGCAGGTCCACGTCGTCGGTGAAGTTCAGCATGATCATCGCGACGTGTGCGGCGGCCTCGCCGGTCCCCATCACCCACACCGGCTCGTCGACGAACATGTACGCGTCACAGTGGAGACACCAGTGGAGTCCACGCCCGGTCCGCGGGAGCGGCGGGTCGGGTCGCTCGTCGGAGAACCCCGTCGCCAGGACGACGTGGTCGGCACCGAGCGTGTCCTCGTCGGCCGTCACGTGGAACCGCGGCGCGTCGTCGTCTGCGTCCGCACCCGTCTGCTCGACCCGGGAGACGAACCCCTGGCGGTACTCGGCGCCGTAACTCTGGACCTGTTCGCGTGCGGTCTGGAGGAACTCGACCCCGCTGGTCTCCTCGGTGACGCCGATCACGTTGTGCGTGTCGGTCATCATCGCCGCGCGGCCGCCGCCACGGTTCACCACGACCGTGTCGTGTCCCAACCGCGTCGTGTACAGTGCCGCCGTCAGCCCGGCCGGTCCCCCGCCGACGACCGCCACCTCGTACT
This window encodes:
- a CDS encoding NAD(P)/FAD-dependent oxidoreductase: MTDEQYEVAVVGGGPAGLTAALYTTRLGHDTVVVNRGGGRAAMMTDTHNVIGVTEETSGVEFLQTAREQVQSYGAEYRQGFVSRVEQTGADADDDAPRFHVTADEDTLGADHVVLATGFSDERPDPPLPRTGRGLHWCLHCDAYMFVDEPVWVMGTGEAAAHVAMIMLNFTDDVDLLTRGDEPTWSDETDAQLRNHPVEIVHADVTGMEKDDDGWLRAFEFADGTRREYRGGFPMYGSDYNADLADQLGVERNDDGTIAVDDHGETSVDGVRAVGDIVPGHNQIPVAMGQGAKAGIGIHYEAREFPRSTEEIESEGAVTEADVPAISADLLATAVAHEGHAGGPRTAEDEATGEGEAPADD